Below is a genomic region from Fusobacterium nucleatum.
CTTCCTGCAATGGTTGATGATATTGCTACAAAAGCATTTACAGTTGATGGAAAACAAGGACAAAGTTTGATGATGTATGTTATTCACTCTGTGGCAGAACATACAACAGCAGCAAAACTTGTAAATTTTGTTACCACAGTATTGGAGGCGTTTTAATAATGAAGAAGATGACAATAGAAGATAAACTTGGATTAAATGTTTTTCATGTCGATGAAGAAAATTCTCATATTGATGTAGATAAAAATTTTACAGATGAAACAGAAATTAAAAAATTGTTATTGGCTTGTCCAGCAGAATGTTATAAATACATTGATGGAAAATTAAGTTTTAGCCATTTAGGTTGTTTAGAATGTGGAACTTGTAGAGTACTTTCACATGGAAAAATTGTAAAATCTTGGAAACATCCAATTGGAGAAGTAGGAGTTACTTTTAGACAAGGATAAAATAAAAACTGCACCAACAATCTTGAATATAAGATTAGAGGTGCAGTTCATTTTTTAATTTTATTTATCTTTGCTTCTTTCTTCTATAATTCTCTTAGAAATATTTTCAGGAACTTCTTCATATCTTACAAATTCATATTCAAATTCCCCTCTACCTTGTGTTAAAGCTCTTAAATCAATAGAGTATTTTAATATTTCTGCTTCTGGGACTTCTGCAAGTAAAAGTTGTTCACCAGTTTCAGTATGATCCATACCTAAAACTCTACCTCTTCTCTTGTTTAAATCTCCCATTACATCTCCCATATATTCTTCTGGAATTCTAATTTCCATTCTTACAAATGGTTCTAAAAGAACAGGTTTAGCTTTTTCCATTCCAGCTTTAAAAGCAAGAATAGCTGCTAACTTAAATGATAAATCATTAGAATCTACTGGGTGATAGCTTCCATCATATAGAGTTGCTTTAAAGTTTATAACGGGATATCCTGCTAAAACTCCTTTTTCCTTAGCTTCTATAAGCCCTTTTTCAACAGCAGGAATATAGTTTCTAGGAACAACCCCACCTTTAATTTCATCTATAAACTCAAAATCTTTGTCAGAATGTTCAAATCTTATAAATACATCTCCAAATTGGCCTGCTCCACCAGATTGTTTCTTATGTTTTCCTTGAACTTCTGCTTTTCCAAGTATAGTTTCACGGTAAGAAACTACAACATCTTCTAATTCAGCATGAACTCCAAATTTATTTTTTATCTTACATAAAATTATATATAGGTGTTTTTCTCCTTGTCCACCTATTAATAATTGTTTTGTTTCATAGTTTCTATTCATAACAAATGTTGGATCTTCTTCCATAACTCTTTGTATAGCTGTACTTAATTTTTCATCATCATTTTTATCAGCTGGTAATACACCTGAATAAATATTTGGCTTAGGGAATCTTATTTTATTAAATACAACTGGGAAATTTTTATCACATAGAGTATCTCCAGTTTGAGTAAATTGTAATTTAGTTGTTGCTCCTATATCTCCTGCACACAATTCATCAAGCTCTATTTGCTTATTTCCTTGCATTGTTAAAATTTGAGCAATTCTTTCTTTTTTATTTTTCTTAGGATTAAATACTTCTGTTTCTTTCTTAATAGTCCCTGAATTTACTTTAAAGAAACTAATTTTCCCAATAAATGGGTCAACCAAAGTTTTAAAAACTATTGCAGAAAACGGATTTTCAGAAGATATTTTTACAACTTTTTCTTGTTGAGTTGTTGGATCTTCTCCTATTCTTTGACCACTAAATAATTCAGTTGGGCAAGGCATATATAATTCTAAATAATTTAATAAAGTGTGTATTCCAATATTTTGTTGTGCAGAACCAACCATAACTGGAACTATATCCCCATTAACTACACCTTTATGTAGTCCTTTTACTATTTCCTCTTGTGTAAATTCTTCACCTGCAAAATATTTATCCATTAAGACTTCATCAGTTTCAGCTATAGCTTCAAATAATAGATTTCTAACTTCACTAACATCTATATCAGCTGGAATAGGAGTATCTACACATTCCTTACCATCAAATACTCTTCCCACCATATCTACAACATTTACAAAACCTTTAAATTCATCTTTTTCTCCAATAGGAATACAGAAAGGAGCAATTTTCTTACCAAATTTTTCCTTTAATTCAGTTAAAAGTTTTGGATAATTTACATAACCTTTATCCATTTTATTTACAAAAATAATTCTAGGCAATTTTCTTTCTTCTAATAACTTCCAAGCTTTTTCAGTTCCAACTTCTACACCAGCAGTTGCATCTAAAACAAGTACAGCAGAAGCAGATACTCTTAATGCTGATACTACTTCTCCAACAAAATCAAAATATCCTGGTGTATCAAGAAAATTAAGTTTAACATCATTATGTTCAACTGGAATCAAAGATGTATTTATTGAGAAAATTCTACGAATTTCTTCCTTATCAAAGTCTGAAACAGTAGTTCCATTTTCTACATCTCCTTTTCTCTTGATATAATCTTTGACATAAAGGATAGACTCTACAAGTGTAGTCTTCCCAGAGCCTCTATGTCCTAATAGAGAGATATTTCTAATATTTTCTGTGGTAAAAACTTTCATATACATTGCCCCCTTTATTAAAATATTTAATTTTAAAATTATTTCATGTTTACATTTTAACTTTTTTTATATTAAATAGTCAATGTTTATTTTTATTTTTTGTACCTTTATCACGAATAAAAAGCAAACTGTGTTAAATAATAAAAAGATAAGAATTGTATTATAGGTTTTATTATAACAAATTTTCTTTGAAAGAGTTAATTCTATATAAAAAAAGATTACTGTGACATCCTATAATATTGAAAGAGCATTTTGAAGCTCAAAAAATATTATAGGTTTGTCAAGTAATCTTTGTATTTAATATAGTATTTTTTCTTTCTTATCTTCCTAATATTCTTTTTAATTCAGTAGCAACAAATTCAACATGTGGTCCTATTATAACCTGTACTGATTCTTTTGTAGGTTTTAAGACTCCTGGAACTAATTTTTTAATTTCAGTTTCTTTAACATTAGCACTATCTTTAACTTTTAATCTAAGTCTTGTAGTACAATTGTCTACTTCAACAATATTATCTGCTCCACCTAATAAACCTACTAATGATTCAGCTAATTCTGAATTTGTAGTTTTAACTTTTACAGCTTCTGCTTTTTCTTCTTCACTTTCTTCTCTTCCTGGTGTTTTTAAGTCAAATGCCTTAATAACAAATAGGAATACAAAGTAATAAATCACAAAGAATACTAAACCTAAAACTATTAACATAAATGGATTATTTGCATTAGGATTTTTTAATGCTAGGAAGAAATCTATAAATCCTCCTGAGAAACTGAATCCTGCCATCCAGTTAAATGATGCAGCCAA
It encodes:
- a CDS encoding ferredoxin family protein, which produces MKKMTIEDKLGLNVFHVDEENSHIDVDKNFTDETEIKKLLLACPAECYKYIDGKLSFSHLGCLECGTCRVLSHGKIVKSWKHPIGEVGVTFRQG
- the fusA gene encoding elongation factor G, with protein sequence MKVFTTENIRNISLLGHRGSGKTTLVESILYVKDYIKRKGDVENGTTVSDFDKEEIRRIFSINTSLIPVEHNDVKLNFLDTPGYFDFVGEVVSALRVSASAVLVLDATAGVEVGTEKAWKLLEERKLPRIIFVNKMDKGYVNYPKLLTELKEKFGKKIAPFCIPIGEKDEFKGFVNVVDMVGRVFDGKECVDTPIPADIDVSEVRNLLFEAIAETDEVLMDKYFAGEEFTQEEIVKGLHKGVVNGDIVPVMVGSAQQNIGIHTLLNYLELYMPCPTELFSGQRIGEDPTTQQEKVVKISSENPFSAIVFKTLVDPFIGKISFFKVNSGTIKKETEVFNPKKNKKERIAQILTMQGNKQIELDELCAGDIGATTKLQFTQTGDTLCDKNFPVVFNKIRFPKPNIYSGVLPADKNDDEKLSTAIQRVMEEDPTFVMNRNYETKQLLIGGQGEKHLYIILCKIKNKFGVHAELEDVVVSYRETILGKAEVQGKHKKQSGGAGQFGDVFIRFEHSDKDFEFIDEIKGGVVPRNYIPAVEKGLIEAKEKGVLAGYPVINFKATLYDGSYHPVDSNDLSFKLAAILAFKAGMEKAKPVLLEPFVRMEIRIPEEYMGDVMGDLNKRRGRVLGMDHTETGEQLLLAEVPEAEILKYSIDLRALTQGRGEFEYEFVRYEEVPENISKRIIEERSKDK